One window of Erwinia aphidicola genomic DNA carries:
- a CDS encoding YgdI/YgdR family lipoprotein, giving the protein MKVIFGAAVLGLAVLVSGCSSDYVMATKDGTMIMTDGKPQIDKETGLVKYTDGSGHEKQINGDEVSSIVER; this is encoded by the coding sequence ATGAAGGTTATTTTTGGCGCAGCGGTGCTGGGCCTGGCAGTTTTAGTCAGCGGTTGCAGCAGTGATTATGTGATGGCAACCAAAGACGGTACGATGATTATGACTGACGGTAAGCCGCAGATTGATAAAGAGACCGGGCTGGTGAAATACACTGATGGTTCTGGCCACGAGAAGCAGATCAACGGTGATGAAGTCTCCTCCATCGTTGAGCGTTAA